ATCAATATCCTTGTTTTGACAAAGAATAATCGTTGATTTACTAAAATTCAGAGGTAAAATGGAATTTTATACTGGGATATGTTTGCTGAGTCATTTGTAATGAAAATGTGGAATCGGCTAAAAAAACCAATTGATTTTGTTTGTCTTTAGCTAAGTAGCGTTGTTTTACTCTAGTGAATTCCTTGTATTCTTCACTATTAGAGTTTTTAGGATCCACCCAGCATGCTTTAAATACATTTAAATTTTCATAGGTACATTTGGCACCATATTCGTGTTCTAAACGGTATTGAATAACTTCATACTGCAGTGCTCCAACTGTTCCTATTACTTTTCGTCCATTAAGTTCTAAGGTAAATAATTGAGCAACACCTTCATCCATTAATTGATCAATCCCTTTAAATAATTGTTTAGATTTTAAAGGGTCTGCATTATTAATATATCTAAAATGTTCTGGAGAAAAACTAGGAACACCTTTGTAGTTTAATATTTCACCTTCAGTTAATGTATCACCAATTTTAAAAGTTCCCGTGTCTTGTAAGCCAACAATATCACCAGGATATGAAATATCTACAATTTCTTTCTTTTCCGCAAAAAATGCATTAGGACTAGAAAATTTTACCTTTTTATTATTTCTTACATGTAAGTAAGGTGCGTTACGTTTAAATTCACCAGAAACAATTTTAACAAATGCTAAACGGTTTCTATGGTTTGGATCCATATTGGCATGTATTTTAAACACAAAACCGCTAAAGGTTTCTTCATTTGGTTGTACTAATCTTTCTTCACTTTGTTTAGGTCTTGGTTTTGGAGCTATCTCAACAAAACAATCCAATAATTCACGAACTCCAAAATTGTTTAAAGCAGATCCGAAGAATACAGGTTGCTGTTCACCATTCAAATATGCTTCCTTATCAAATGCTGGATAAATACCTTCAACCAGTTCAATTTCTTCACGTAATGTTTTGGCTGCTTTGTCACCAATAAGTTTGTTTAGTTCGGAAGATTCTAAATCTGAAATTTCAATAGTTTCTTCTATGTCCTTTCTACTATCGCCACTAAAAAGGTTAACATTTTTTTCCCAAATATTATAAATACCTTTAAAATCGTAACCCATACCAATTGGGAAACTTAAAGGTGTTACTTTTAATCCTAATTTTTGCTCAACTTCATCTAGTAAATCAAATGCGTCCTTACCCTCTCTATCCATTTTATTAATAAAAACAATCATGGGGATGTTTCGCA
The genomic region above belongs to Mariniflexile litorale and contains:
- a CDS encoding peptide chain release factor 3; this translates as MSFIKEINRRRTFGIISHPDAGKTTLTEKLLLFGGAIQEAGAVKSNKIKKGATSDFMEIERQRGISVATSVLAFEYDGIKINILDTPGHKDFAEDTFRTLTAVDSVIVVIDVAKGVEEQTEKLVEVCRMRNIPMIVFINKMDREGKDAFDLLDEVEQKLGLKVTPLSFPIGMGYDFKGIYNIWEKNVNLFSGDSRKDIEETIEISDLESSELNKLIGDKAAKTLREEIELVEGIYPAFDKEAYLNGEQQPVFFGSALNNFGVRELLDCFVEIAPKPRPKQSEERLVQPNEETFSGFVFKIHANMDPNHRNRLAFVKIVSGEFKRNAPYLHVRNNKKVKFSSPNAFFAEKKEIVDISYPGDIVGLQDTGTFKIGDTLTEGEILNYKGVPSFSPEHFRYINNADPLKSKQLFKGIDQLMDEGVAQLFTLELNGRKVIGTVGALQYEVIQYRLEHEYGAKCTYENLNVFKACWVDPKNSNSEEYKEFTRVKQRYLAKDKQNQLVFLADSTFSLQMTQQTYPSIKFHFTSEF